In a single window of the Pseudorca crassidens isolate mPseCra1 chromosome 9, mPseCra1.hap1, whole genome shotgun sequence genome:
- the LOC137230791 gene encoding LOW QUALITY PROTEIN: lysine-specific demethylase 4D-like (The sequence of the model RefSeq protein was modified relative to this genomic sequence to represent the inferred CDS: substituted 1 base at 1 genomic stop codon), protein MKAMKSKSNWAQNPSCSIMVFRPTKEEFNDFNKYIAYMESQGAHRAGLAKIIPAQDWKARETYDDIDDILIAAPLQQVISGQAGVFTQHHKKKKAVTVSEYRHLTNSETHQTPFYSDFQDLERKYWKTRPYDSPVYGVDVRGSLFDENTKQWNLGHLGTIQDLLEQECGVVIEGVNAPYLYFGMWKTAFAWHVEDMELYSINYLHFGVPKTWYAVPLEHGRRLERLARELFPGSSWGCEAFLQHKVALISPTVLKDNGIPFGRVTQEAGEFIVTFPYGYHSGFNHGFNCAEAINFASLRXIDYGKVASQCSCGEAQVAFSMDAFVHILQPERYELWKRGQDQTVVDHTQPTEPSSQFLNAWREVRAPGAPTLRRRHGPSRSASHCRPPVAACHGTRCRAPVDPASPTPLPAQGSCSAAQFGAAAAYSSAEPGLTPPLTAGPSAADLPLPGRYGPRHRPWEEGTQDPTVRARTKRRLSLDTTHPSLDLEAQLPFAGDPLMDNPALLSPWLQHPSKPSGCCCAPDLQPLGPPLDPENPMHPGPCLPSLEGITSSVLDSLPLIPPNVPGTVRVFPRDDAGNCRAPVNFCEILSLDHSYASKSLVPAVEASLPHTLDCDPLGLKLEAPASLESCEEFLTNAWYSICEPMTTEEFAKCDFI, encoded by the coding sequence ATGAAAGCTATGAAGTCTAAGTCCAACTGGGCCCAGAACCCAAGTTGTAGCATAATGGTATTTCGTCCAACCAAAGAAGAGTTTAATGATTTCAATAAATACATTGCTTATATGGAATCCCAAGGTGCACACCGAGCAGGCCTGGCTAAGATCATTCCAGCCCAGGACTGGAAAGCCAGAGAGACCTATGATGACATCGATGACATCTTAATAGCCGCTCCCCTCCAGCAGGTGATTTCTGGGCAGGCAGGTGTGTTTACTCAGcaccacaaaaagaagaaagccgTGACCGTGAGCGAGTATCGCCACTTAACAAACAGTGAAACACACCAGACTCCATTCTACTCTGATTTTCAGGATCTGGAGCGAAAATATTGGAAAACACGCCCCTATGATTCACCAGTATACGGTGTGGACGTCCGTGGCTCCTTATTCGATGAAAACACGAAGCAGTGGAACCTTGGACACCTGGGAACCATTCAGGACCTGCTGGAACAGGAGTGCGGAGTGGTCATCGAGGGCGTCAACGCCCCCTACCTTTACTTCGGCATGTGGAAGACCGCCTTCGCCTGGCACGTGGAGGACATGGAACTTTACAGCATCAACTACCTGCACTTTGGGGTGCCCAAGACTTGGTACGCGGTGCCCCTGGAGCACGGCCGGCGCCTGGAACGCCTGGCCAGGGAGCTTTTCCCGGGCAGCTCATGGGGCTGTGAGGCCTTCCTGCAGCACAAGGTGGCTCTCATCTCGCCCACGGTCCTCAAGGACAATGGCATCCCCTTCGGTCGGGTCACTCAGGAGGCTGGAGAGTTCATAGTGACGTTTCCCTATGGCTACCACTCTGGCTTCAACCATGGTTTTAACTGCGCAGAAGCCATCAATTTCGCCTCCCTGCGCTGAATCGATTATGGCAAAGTGGCATCACAGTGCAGCTGTGGGGAGGCCCAGGTCGCCTTCTCCATGGATGCCTTCGTGCACATCCTGCAACCGGAGCGCTATGAGCTGTGGAAACGCGGGCAGGACCAGACCGTGGTGGACCACACGCAGCCCACGGAGCCCAGCAGCCAGTTCCTGAACGCCTGGAGGGAGGTCCGCGCACCTGGGGCACCCACGCTCCGCCGGAGGCACGGTCCGTCCCGCAGCGCCTCGCACTGCCGTCCACCAGTGGCCGCCTGCCATGGGACCCGCTGTAGAGCCCCTGTGGATCCTGCGTCCCCGACCCCCTTGCCGGCCCAGGGTTCTTGCTCTGCTGCCCAGTTCGGGGCTGCGGCTGCCTACAGCTCCGCGGAGCCTGGCCTGACTCCACCGCTGACCGCAGGTCCATCTGCTGCAGATCTCCCCCTACCTGGACGATACGGTCCTCGTCATCGTCCTTGGGAAGAGGGGACTCAGGATCCGACTGTCCGGGCCCGGACTAAGAGGCGCCTCTCCTTAGACACAACACACCCATCTCTGGACTTAGAAGCTCAGCTCCCGTTTGCTGGCGATCCCTTGATGGACAACCCTGCATTGCTGAGCCCATGGCTGCAGCATCCTTCTAAGCCTTCCGGGTGCTGTTGCGCCCCTGATCTTCAACCCTTGGGTCCTCCATTGGATCCCGAAAATCCGATGCACCCTGGCCCATGCCTGCCATCTCTGGAGGGTATTACATCCAGTGTCCTTGACAGCCTCCCTTTGATTCCTCCCAACGTTCCTGGGACTGTGAGAGTGTTTCCCAGGGACGATGCTGGGAACTGCAGGGCCCCCGTGAACTTCTGTGAGATTTTAAGTTTGGACCACTCTTATGCCTCTAAGAGTCTTGTCCCAGCTGTAGAGGCCAGTCTCCCGCACACCCTTGACTGTGATCCCCTGGGGCTAAAGCTAGAGGCACCTGCATCTCTTGAGTCCTGCGAGGAATTCCTCACCAATGCATGGTATTCAATCTGTGAGCCCATGACTACTGAAGAATTTGCTAAATGTGACTTTATCTGA